The Metabacillus schmidteae genome has a segment encoding these proteins:
- a CDS encoding basic amino acid ABC transporter substrate-binding protein: MKKGLLTFMLVFAFMLLLSACGSSQETASGEGSESGKTEEKKTLRVVTDAAYAPFEYQDKGEIVGFDIDFVEAVAKEAGYEVEITNVGWDPLFVEIKDQIADFGVSAITINDDRKETYDFSVPYFLSTNKILVPEGSDISSAEDLKNKVVAVQAGTTGQEAVEGILGKNNKNMKQFENNNLAIMELTSGGADAVVADNTVVEEYVKNNPDQKLVVIEDKDSFEAEYYGLMFPKGSELKADFDEAINNVLDNGTYGEIYNDWFGSDPDVENLKAQQ, encoded by the coding sequence ATGAAAAAAGGTTTATTAACTTTTATGTTGGTTTTCGCATTTATGTTATTATTATCTGCTTGTGGTAGTAGTCAGGAAACAGCTAGTGGAGAAGGTAGTGAGTCAGGTAAAACAGAAGAAAAGAAAACATTACGAGTAGTAACAGATGCTGCATATGCACCATTTGAGTATCAGGATAAAGGAGAAATCGTTGGATTTGATATAGACTTTGTAGAAGCGGTAGCAAAGGAAGCTGGTTATGAGGTCGAAATAACAAATGTAGGTTGGGATCCACTATTTGTTGAGATAAAAGATCAAATTGCTGATTTTGGCGTTTCTGCTATTACGATCAATGATGATCGCAAAGAAACATATGACTTTTCCGTTCCCTATTTTCTTTCGACAAATAAAATCTTAGTTCCGGAAGGCAGTGATATAAGTTCCGCCGAGGATTTAAAGAATAAAGTGGTGGCTGTACAGGCTGGAACAACTGGTCAAGAAGCTGTTGAAGGAATCTTGGGAAAAAACAATAAGAATATGAAACAATTTGAAAATAATAACTTAGCGATAATGGAACTTACTAGCGGTGGAGCAGATGCAGTTGTGGCTGATAACACGGTAGTTGAAGAATATGTGAAAAATAATCCTGATCAAAAGCTCGTTGTTATAGAAGATAAGGATAGTTTTGAAGCTGAATATTATGGGCTTATGTTTCCAAAAGGTAGTGAATTAAAGGCTGATTTTGATGAAGCCATTAATAATGTTTTAGATAATGGAACTTATGGAGAGATCTATAATGATTGGTTCGGTTCAGATCCGGATGTAGAAAATTTAAAGGCACAGCAATAA